Proteins co-encoded in one Nicotiana sylvestris chromosome 7, ASM39365v2, whole genome shotgun sequence genomic window:
- the LOC104214948 gene encoding mediator of RNA polymerase II transcription subunit 11-like, which yields MDSQSQNTSLQRLQNVEKRIVRVLELAGGVMDEMANPSGPRKELINNHCSEFMQLIKVTLREEIKSACEYRPFEKCDYVPRISNEICYKKLEYVISQFDDMKRTIEGYHAAAVDLMALD from the exons ATGGATTCACAAAGCCAGAATACTTCATTGCAGCGGCTGCAAAATGTTGAGAAG AGGATAGTTAGAGTTCTGGAGCTAGCAGGAGGTGTAATGGATGAAATGGCAAATCCAAGCGGTCCCAGGAAGGAGCTTATTAACAACCATTGCAGTGAGTTTATGCAATTAATCAAG GTCACACTGCGAGAAGAAATCAAAAGTGCATGTGAATATCGTCCTTTTGAGAAGTGTGACTATGTACCAAGAATATCAAACGAGATCTGTTACAAGAAACTAGAATATGTCATTTCTCAGTTTGATGATATGAAGCGAACAATTGAGGGTTATCATGCTGCAGCGGTAGACCTTATGGCCCTAGACTAG